In Lysinibacillus sp. FSL M8-0337, the following proteins share a genomic window:
- the feoB gene encoding ferrous iron transport protein B — MRRLALIGNPNIGKTSLFNTLTNSYEYVGNWSGVTVEKKVGQVKKLNKEIIDLPGVYTLNPISRDESVVTTFLLEEQIDGLLNIIDASNFERNMQLTLDLLELRKPVFICLNMMDVAKKKGISINIEKLQSTLGVPVIPIVARTGKGIEGIYQALESSSQLEQQFTLTYDSPIETAIATIEEQLQNVAAEQRRWCAIQFLMGNQAIDVFLQNEGYFHKIQLIRMALTEEIGVSLSGAITKQRDSYIATLKNELVIQEKSEKQWTEQIDKILTHPVLGVPIFLALMYFMFQATFAWIGGPLSDLLDRFVGGPFSETVYNGLTAIGASSFIIHLICDGIIAGVGGVIVFIPQIFVLFFFISLLEDSGYMARIAVVMDRIMEFFGLNGKAFIPMIISFGCNVPGIMAARTIEQPKERLLTILVAPFMSCSARLPVYALFGAAFFAKHQSLVVFSLYLLGIVIALIVTKLLSMTLLKNETSVFFVELPSYHMPQLKTLWRSTWEKGKGFLRKAGTIIFAGSVIIWLLSYLGPHGTNVAMDESFLAMIGGAFGVLFIPLGFGTWQAGASLISGFLAKEVIVSTMAIIYGVNEGVLSSTMTTHFNGLSAYTFLVFVLLYMPCLATVGAIKRETQSTKWTLFATIYPFVVAYLIALVVYTIGNLFI, encoded by the coding sequence ATGAGGCGATTAGCTTTAATAGGAAACCCTAATATTGGAAAAACATCATTATTTAATACATTAACAAATTCATACGAATATGTTGGGAATTGGAGTGGTGTAACGGTTGAAAAAAAGGTAGGACAGGTAAAGAAACTCAATAAAGAAATAATCGATTTGCCTGGTGTTTATACACTTAATCCTATTTCTAGAGATGAAAGCGTCGTTACTACATTTCTACTAGAAGAACAAATAGATGGGCTTTTAAATATTATCGATGCATCCAATTTTGAACGAAATATGCAACTAACACTCGATTTGTTAGAACTAAGAAAGCCTGTTTTTATTTGCTTAAATATGATGGACGTAGCAAAGAAAAAAGGCATTTCCATTAACATAGAGAAATTACAGAGCACTTTAGGTGTACCTGTAATTCCAATTGTCGCTCGTACAGGGAAAGGCATCGAAGGGATTTATCAAGCATTAGAAAGCTCTTCCCAACTCGAACAACAATTTACATTAACCTACGATTCCCCTATCGAAACAGCCATTGCAACAATTGAAGAACAGCTACAAAATGTAGCTGCTGAGCAAAGAAGATGGTGTGCGATTCAATTTTTAATGGGCAATCAAGCTATAGACGTTTTCTTACAAAATGAGGGCTACTTTCATAAAATTCAACTGATTCGAATGGCACTGACAGAAGAAATAGGCGTGTCGTTAAGTGGTGCCATTACAAAACAACGGGACAGCTACATCGCAACCCTTAAAAATGAATTGGTCATTCAAGAGAAAAGTGAAAAACAATGGACAGAACAAATAGATAAAATTTTAACGCATCCTGTTTTAGGTGTACCAATCTTCTTAGCGTTGATGTATTTCATGTTTCAAGCAACATTCGCATGGATTGGCGGGCCCCTTTCAGATTTATTGGATCGCTTTGTCGGAGGACCTTTTAGCGAAACCGTTTATAATGGGTTAACGGCCATTGGCGCATCTTCGTTTATAATTCATTTAATTTGTGATGGGATTATCGCCGGTGTTGGTGGAGTAATCGTTTTTATTCCTCAAATCTTTGTCCTGTTTTTCTTTATTTCTTTACTAGAGGATTCGGGCTATATGGCAAGAATTGCAGTTGTCATGGACCGAATAATGGAATTCTTTGGCCTGAACGGGAAAGCCTTTATTCCCATGATTATCAGCTTTGGCTGCAATGTTCCTGGCATTATGGCGGCGAGAACAATTGAACAACCAAAGGAAAGACTTCTAACTATTCTTGTAGCACCTTTTATGAGTTGTTCAGCGCGTTTACCAGTTTATGCTTTGTTTGGTGCAGCATTTTTTGCTAAACATCAATCGTTGGTTGTCTTCTCTTTGTACCTATTAGGAATCGTAATAGCGTTAATTGTTACAAAGTTATTGTCTATGACACTCCTAAAAAATGAGACGTCGGTTTTCTTTGTGGAATTGCCGTCCTATCATATGCCCCAGCTTAAAACGCTGTGGCGTTCAACATGGGAAAAAGGGAAAGGATTTCTTCGCAAAGCGGGGACGATTATCTTTGCAGGTTCGGTTATCATTTGGCTATTATCTTATTTAGGACCACATGGCACTAATGTAGCGATGGATGAAAGCTTTCTTGCCATGATTGGCGGCGCTTTTGGAGTTCTCTTTATACCGCTTGGATTTGGTACATGGCAAGCTGGGGCATCCCTTATTTCGGGCTTTTTAGCAAAAGAGGTAATTGTCTCAACGATGGCAATTATTTACGGTGTCAATGAAGGTGTATTATCATCCACTATGACAACCCATTTTAATGGACTAAGTGCCTATACATTTTTAGTTTTTGTTTTGCTTTATATGCCTTGTTTAGCAACAGTTGGCGCTATTAAAAGAGAAACACAATCTACTAAATGGACGTTATTCGCGACAATTTATCCGTTTGTTGTTGCCTATTTAATTGCACTCGTTGTTTACACAATTGGGAATCTATTTATTTGA
- a CDS encoding FeoB-associated Cys-rich membrane protein: MIINIVIGSIIFGYAGVTLYKSVKKQKKGKCAACSLQESCTTNTCAPPAKINDPNQH, encoded by the coding sequence ATAATCATCAATATAGTCATAGGTAGTATTATTTTTGGCTATGCAGGGGTTACTTTATATAAAAGCGTTAAGAAACAGAAAAAAGGGAAATGTGCTGCCTGTTCTTTACAGGAAAGTTGTACAACCAATACGTGTGCACCTCCTGCTAAAATAAACGATCCCAATCAACATTAA
- a CDS encoding methyl-accepting chemotaxis protein: MTIKLRSVLSFGIIILLVLVMGIVQQRNASSQLEEIQLIKEKTFQSTLLADEMKLSVVQVQQYLTDISATRAQNNLDDGFDLAQKYSEIFYRDLEQLKSLHPQQQEKLDTIKRAFDAYYSTGKKMATSYIEGGHEAGNQIMLEFDTTSIEINEKVDVFQQESIAEMQKTLDNVEHLVDHNRDVFLWIFGIILVICLAVGVLLVRSIVVPVNKLAAAAEVIAKGDLCQKDIEVRTNDEIRKLADSFNLMKSNLHSLIHNMTLNVEHTTSAAEQLAASTDEISQSSNDIANLVERMAFSDNQSAATGRESSIAMDETAQGVQRIAEATQMLHTKAISTQTAANEGEQTLHIAEKQMSIIQQSSQSTSDRINQLSTQSAEIVNITKVISAITEQTNLLALNAAIEAARAGEHGKGFAIVADEVRKLAEESKESAKQIVELVTLIQQDTQEVEKAVGETVGNVEEGVKFIRNAQYSFDNILKSIEEMTNQIEDVSASTQQISASTEEMAASVNEMSSSAVHAAEQSDAVAATIEEQVATIQEINTVAKSLSEEALSVKEVINKFNI; encoded by the coding sequence GTGACGATTAAATTAAGAAGTGTGTTATCGTTTGGTATTATTATATTGCTTGTTCTAGTAATGGGGATTGTTCAACAACGGAATGCATCTTCGCAGCTAGAGGAAATACAATTAATAAAGGAAAAGACATTTCAATCTACATTGCTAGCAGATGAAATGAAGTTGTCAGTTGTGCAGGTACAACAGTATTTAACAGATATTAGTGCCACACGTGCCCAAAATAATTTAGATGATGGGTTTGACTTGGCACAAAAATATAGTGAAATTTTTTATCGAGACTTAGAACAATTGAAAAGCCTTCATCCCCAACAGCAAGAAAAATTAGATACGATTAAACGTGCATTTGATGCTTACTATAGCACTGGGAAGAAAATGGCAACTAGTTATATAGAAGGTGGCCATGAGGCTGGTAATCAAATAATGCTTGAATTTGATACAACGTCAATAGAAATTAATGAAAAAGTAGATGTATTCCAACAAGAAAGCATTGCCGAAATGCAAAAAACATTAGACAATGTTGAACATCTTGTCGACCATAATAGAGACGTGTTCTTATGGATATTTGGCATTATTTTAGTCATTTGTTTAGCAGTTGGCGTCTTGTTAGTTCGTTCAATTGTTGTGCCAGTCAATAAATTGGCGGCAGCGGCTGAAGTGATTGCAAAAGGCGATTTATGTCAAAAGGATATAGAAGTTCGAACAAATGATGAAATAAGAAAATTAGCAGATTCATTTAATTTGATGAAATCTAATTTACATTCACTTATTCATAACATGACATTGAATGTGGAACATACAACTTCCGCAGCGGAGCAATTAGCAGCTAGTACAGACGAGATATCACAATCTTCAAATGATATAGCCAATCTTGTAGAACGCATGGCATTTAGTGATAATCAATCTGCTGCAACTGGGCGAGAGAGTTCAATTGCGATGGATGAAACTGCACAAGGTGTCCAACGTATTGCAGAAGCTACACAAATGCTTCATACAAAAGCAATTAGTACACAAACTGCTGCAAACGAAGGCGAACAAACCTTACATATTGCAGAAAAGCAAATGTCGATTATTCAACAATCATCCCAATCAACAAGTGATCGAATCAATCAGCTTAGTACTCAATCTGCTGAAATTGTTAATATTACAAAAGTGATTTCTGCTATTACGGAACAAACGAATCTGTTGGCTCTTAATGCCGCGATCGAAGCAGCCCGTGCAGGAGAGCATGGGAAAGGTTTTGCAATTGTTGCAGATGAAGTACGCAAACTAGCAGAGGAATCCAAAGAATCCGCAAAACAAATTGTAGAGCTAGTAACGCTTATTCAACAAGATACACAAGAGGTGGAAAAGGCGGTAGGGGAAACAGTAGGCAATGTTGAGGAAGGTGTGAAATTTATTCGCAATGCCCAATATTCCTTCGATAATATTTTAAAATCAATTGAAGAGATGACGAACCAAATTGAAGATGTCTCGGCTTCAACTCAACAAATTTCAGCAAGTACAGAAGAAATGGCCGCTTCGGTAAATGAAATGTCTTCCTCTGCTGTCCATGCTGCTGAACAGTCCGATGCCGTTGCAGCAACAATTGAAGAACAAGTGGCAACTATACAGGAGATTAACACGGTGGCCAAATCGTTAAGTGAGGAAGCGTTATCAGTGAAAGAAGTTATCAATAAATTTAATATCTAA
- the vrrA gene encoding VrrA/YqfQ family protein, with product MVFRPPYQFPMYPNGMQMPAQMPMQMRMPTPPQMPPQSFYPPGGFPQPRIPGGFPMSGGMRGAFGGQMPTPPVQEPSKIGSFLQQANSLFNSAKTYTPYIQQAMPMVKNIPSLLKLYKGFSGLPAAGAAAGAAAAATDAAAASNVAGSTRTRRSTQKSASTPPRQPLPSKPRIFQPPME from the coding sequence ATGGTATTTAGACCACCTTATCAATTCCCTATGTATCCAAATGGCATGCAAATGCCTGCGCAAATGCCCATGCAAATGCGGATGCCAACACCTCCACAAATGCCACCGCAGTCCTTTTACCCGCCTGGAGGCTTTCCTCAACCACGAATTCCAGGTGGCTTTCCAATGTCTGGGGGCATGAGGGGGGCATTCGGAGGGCAAATGCCGACACCACCTGTACAGGAGCCTTCTAAAATCGGTTCATTTTTACAACAGGCAAATAGTTTATTTAACTCTGCCAAAACGTATACCCCTTATATACAACAAGCAATGCCTATGGTAAAAAACATTCCTTCACTATTAAAACTATATAAAGGTTTTTCAGGGCTCCCTGCAGCTGGAGCGGCGGCGGGTGCGGCAGCGGCAGCAACTGATGCAGCCGCGGCTAGCAATGTCGCAGGTTCAACAAGAACTAGACGTTCAACACAAAAAAGTGCGTCGACTCCCCCGCGACAACCACTTCCATCGAAGCCGCGCATTTTCCAGCCACCTATGGAGTGA
- a CDS encoding 4-hydroxy-3-methylbut-2-enyl diphosphate reductase translates to MQVLKINPRGYCYGVVDAMVIARNAALDKTLPRPIYILGMIVHNKHVTDAFEEDGIITLDGDNRLEIIEQVETGTVIFTAHGVSPEIREIAKRKGLVSIDATCPDVTVTHDLIREKSAEGYDIIYIGKKGHPEPEGAIGVAPDHVHLVQSSSDIDALNLTNDKLLVTNQTTMSQWDVAHLMDSLKEKFPHIEVHKEICLATQVRQEAVAKQAGEADLLIVVGDPKSNNSNRLTQVSVEIAGTPSYRIADVSELKIDWLKGINTVAVTAGASTPTPIVKEVITFLEQFDENDETTHTIQRTVTLDKILPKIKTPKPVDKIMPY, encoded by the coding sequence ATGCAAGTATTAAAAATTAATCCACGTGGCTATTGCTACGGTGTTGTTGATGCGATGGTCATTGCACGTAACGCCGCACTCGATAAAACATTACCAAGACCTATCTACATTTTAGGGATGATTGTGCACAATAAACATGTTACAGATGCCTTTGAAGAGGATGGTATCATTACACTAGATGGTGATAATCGCTTAGAAATTATTGAACAGGTTGAAACAGGCACTGTTATTTTCACAGCACATGGTGTTTCACCTGAAATTCGTGAAATTGCGAAACGCAAAGGCCTAGTATCCATTGATGCTACATGTCCTGACGTAACAGTAACACACGATTTAATTCGTGAAAAATCAGCTGAAGGCTATGATATTATTTATATCGGTAAGAAAGGTCATCCAGAGCCAGAGGGTGCAATTGGTGTTGCTCCAGACCATGTTCATTTAGTACAATCTTCATCGGATATCGATGCATTAAACTTAACGAATGATAAATTGCTCGTCACGAACCAAACGACTATGAGTCAATGGGACGTTGCACATTTAATGGATAGTTTAAAAGAAAAGTTCCCACATATCGAAGTTCATAAAGAAATTTGTTTAGCGACACAAGTGCGTCAAGAAGCAGTTGCGAAACAAGCAGGGGAAGCTGATTTACTAATTGTTGTTGGTGATCCAAAATCCAATAACTCAAACCGTCTTACACAAGTATCAGTAGAAATTGCTGGCACACCTTCGTATCGTATTGCAGACGTTTCGGAACTTAAAATTGATTGGCTAAAAGGAATTAATACTGTTGCTGTCACTGCCGGTGCCTCAACACCAACGCCTATTGTAAAAGAGGTTATTACTTTCCTTGAGCAATTCGATGAAAATGACGAAACAACGCATACGATCCAACGTACGGTGACACTTGATAAAATTTTACCAAAAATTAAAACGCCTAAACCTGTCGATAAAATTATGCCTTACTAA
- a CDS encoding response regulator, giving the protein MTQINVLLIEDDPMVREVNRQFIEKVAGFEVIGQASNGVEGIEQICSLQPDLVFMDIFMPEQDGLTSLRKIRELKIPVDVITVTAANDMETVKQVLHLGVFDYIMKPFSFERVQGTLENYKRFKQQMQTEREFTQGELDQLFHYYNEQEKRELANEEKSEKTLPKGFNRATLEKVVHYLQSVDGASAEDVASGVGIARVTARRYLDYLEKQQEITMDVHYGGIGRPINYYFSK; this is encoded by the coding sequence GTGACACAAATAAACGTGTTATTAATAGAGGACGATCCGATGGTGCGGGAAGTAAACCGTCAATTCATCGAAAAAGTAGCCGGATTTGAGGTAATAGGACAAGCCTCAAACGGCGTAGAGGGCATAGAGCAAATTTGTTCGCTACAACCAGACCTTGTATTTATGGATATTTTTATGCCAGAGCAGGATGGCCTAACAAGCTTGCGGAAAATTCGAGAATTGAAAATACCAGTCGACGTTATTACCGTAACAGCAGCCAATGATATGGAAACAGTTAAACAAGTTTTACATCTTGGTGTCTTCGATTATATCATGAAGCCTTTTTCATTTGAGCGCGTACAAGGAACGCTGGAAAATTATAAGCGCTTTAAGCAACAAATGCAAACAGAAAGAGAATTTACACAAGGAGAGCTCGATCAGTTATTCCATTATTATAATGAACAAGAAAAGCGTGAGCTAGCAAATGAAGAAAAGTCTGAAAAAACGTTGCCGAAAGGCTTTAATCGAGCAACACTTGAAAAAGTGGTCCATTATTTACAATCAGTGGATGGTGCATCAGCAGAAGATGTTGCCAGTGGAGTGGGCATTGCGCGGGTAACAGCAAGACGTTATTTAGATTATTTAGAAAAACAACAGGAAATTACGATGGATGTCCATTACGGTGGCATTGGTCGCCCAATTAATTATTATTTTAGTAAATGA
- a CDS encoding sensor histidine kinase: protein MLSFSIGGTFLLGFVMNEQKEKLAEQALLVAKTVSQLPELKSAIANSDFFEATKHINPVVEEIRDINGAQYIVVLDMQRRKYSHPNSEEIGTISQSGDLNAAFSEHYYTSIAHGEHGDMVRAFVPIMNHDGRQIGVVIVGFSVLTVNELLSSIQKELIITLVMSLLFSAWGAQTLGRHMKKQMFGLEPHEIAKMYVERTETFNAMHEGIIAIDKEFTITIFNEKACDILGVAQRPSALIGKKIFEVLPDTRLPEILALDRPLYNRELYINNHSIMSNRIPIQVNGETVGAVAMFKDRTEVKKLAEELTGVKAFVQALRVQTHEHKNKLHTIAGLLQLGHYDQALTYLTQVKEEHDEITKFLNERIKNENISGLLLSKIAHAKEHGIILEIDRASRLTTFPKNLDHHDFVIIFGNLIENAFDALKDSPMEEKVVHISVDEDEDVLAILVTDNGVGMSEAVKAHIFDNGYSTKEKKGRGIGLYLIKEIVQKGQGEIEVISEPNKGTSFLLTFYHS, encoded by the coding sequence ATGCTTTCCTTTAGTATTGGTGGTACGTTTTTACTAGGGTTTGTTATGAACGAGCAAAAAGAAAAGTTAGCAGAACAGGCGTTATTGGTAGCAAAAACCGTGTCACAGTTACCAGAATTAAAATCGGCCATTGCAAACAGCGATTTTTTTGAAGCAACTAAACATATTAATCCTGTTGTGGAAGAAATTCGCGATATTAACGGAGCACAGTATATAGTGGTTCTCGATATGCAACGACGCAAGTATTCCCATCCGAACTCTGAAGAAATAGGGACCATATCACAGTCAGGTGATTTAAACGCGGCATTTTCGGAACATTATTATACATCAATCGCGCATGGTGAACATGGCGATATGGTGCGTGCTTTTGTCCCGATTATGAATCATGACGGACGTCAAATTGGCGTAGTGATTGTAGGGTTTAGTGTGTTAACGGTTAACGAGCTACTATCGTCTATACAAAAAGAACTAATCATTACATTAGTCATGTCATTGTTATTTAGTGCATGGGGTGCTCAAACATTAGGGCGACATATGAAAAAGCAAATGTTTGGATTAGAACCACACGAAATTGCTAAAATGTATGTGGAACGAACGGAAACATTTAACGCAATGCATGAGGGAATTATTGCTATTGATAAGGAATTTACAATTACAATTTTTAATGAAAAAGCATGTGATATATTAGGCGTAGCACAACGACCTTCGGCATTAATAGGCAAAAAAATCTTCGAAGTATTACCGGATACACGTCTACCCGAAATATTAGCGCTAGATCGCCCACTATATAATCGTGAACTTTATATCAATAATCATAGTATTATGAGCAATCGTATTCCTATACAGGTGAATGGTGAAACCGTTGGTGCGGTGGCTATGTTCAAGGATCGTACAGAAGTGAAAAAGCTAGCCGAAGAACTTACAGGTGTAAAGGCGTTTGTACAGGCATTACGTGTCCAAACGCATGAACATAAAAATAAATTGCATACGATTGCGGGGCTTTTACAGCTTGGCCATTATGATCAGGCACTTACGTACTTAACGCAAGTAAAAGAAGAACATGATGAAATTACGAAGTTTTTAAATGAGCGCATTAAAAATGAAAATATTTCGGGTCTATTGCTCAGTAAAATTGCTCATGCGAAAGAGCATGGGATTATACTTGAAATAGACAGAGCTAGTCGTCTGACAACCTTTCCGAAAAACTTAGATCATCATGATTTTGTTATTATTTTTGGGAATCTAATCGAAAATGCCTTTGATGCATTAAAGGATAGTCCGATGGAAGAAAAGGTTGTGCATATTTCGGTGGATGAAGATGAAGATGTACTGGCAATATTAGTAACGGATAACGGTGTCGGCATGTCAGAGGCAGTAAAGGCACATATTTTTGATAATGGCTATTCGACTAAAGAAAAAAAAGGTCGAGGGATTGGACTATATTTAATAAAAGAAATTGTCCAAAAAGGACAGGGTGAAATTGAAGTAATAAGTGAGCCGAACAAAGGGACGAGCTTTTTATTAACATTTTATCATTCTTAA